The proteins below are encoded in one region of Hordeum vulgare subsp. vulgare chromosome 3H, MorexV3_pseudomolecules_assembly, whole genome shotgun sequence:
- the LOC123439642 gene encoding uncharacterized protein LOC123439642, with amino-acid sequence MGNALPCLVDQGVKALPAAAKPRRRMYSLKLLMKVLHRMKMTPCGGKIGGKSSPESGVGGAGGVKSIKASHGKASPRRAAVGGGGQRKGVVRVKVLLSKEEAARLLSLTVGGQKTAAQIVAEIKRMEARRAAANAGWRPALESIPEESS; translated from the coding sequence ATGGGCAACGCTCTGCCGTGCTTGGTCGACCAGGGCGTGAAGGCTCTGCCGGCGGCGGCGAAACCCAGGCGGAGGATGTACTCGCTCAAGCTTCTCATGAAGGTCCTCCACAGAATGAAGATGACGCCGTGCGGCGGCAAGATTGGCGGCAAGTCCTCGCCGGAGTCTGGAGTAGGTGGAGCGGGTGGTGTGAAGAGCATCAAGGCCAGCCACGGCAAGGCTTCCCCGAGACGAGCggctgttggtggtggtggccagAGGAAGGGCGTCGTCAGGGTGAAGGTGCTCCTGAGCAAGGAGGAGGCGGCGCGGCTGCTGTCGCTGACCGTGGGAGGCCAGAAGACGGCGGCGCAGATCGTGGCCGAGATCAAGAGGATGGAGGCCCGCCGTGCCGCCGCCAATGCCGGGTGGCGGCCCGCGCTGGAAAGCATCCCGGAGGAGTCGTCGTAG